TCAGCCAGTTCCATGGAGTGTACTTCATCGGTGGAGATCAGCAGCTCCACCGCCAAAGCGGCGCTTCCCATTCGTCCCGCGGCATTTATCCGAGGAGCGATGCCAAACACGATATCTGTGGTATCCAGAGTTTTCTGATTTAAACCGCAGAGTTGAATAAGGGCGTTCAATCCCAGGTTCTTCATCTCGATGAGGTGTTGTAGCCCGATGGAGGCAAAGATGCGGTTCTCTCCGATCAAGGGAACGATATCCGCAATCGTACCTACAGCAACCAAGTCCATATACTTCAACACATTCTCTGTGCCATCGATGCCCAGTTTCTTGTAGATCGCCATCAAGAGTTTGTATGCAACACCCACTCCGGCAAGATGAGGGAAGGGGTATTTACAACCGGGGATCTTTGGATTGATGGTTGCCAATGCTGGAGGTAGTTCAGCTTTAGGATTGTGATGGTCAGTGATGATGATCTCCATTCCCAAGTCCGAAATAGCCTTGATCTCTTCCATGGCGTTTACACCGCAATCCACACTGATGATCAACTTGCTGCCGTTTTCCCGTAGTTGATCCAGACTGCCCAAAGACAGTCCATAACCGTCTATCATACGGTGGGGGATGTAAAAATCGATGTTTGCCCCGATGCGTTTTAAACCCAGGTACAGAAGTGCGGTGGCAGTAGTGCCATCCACATCGTAATCTCCGTATATGGTGATTAGCTCCTTCTTGTCCACTGCTGCCAAAATACGTTCTACGGCAATCTCCATCTCTTCAAACAGATAAGGATCGGTTATTTGGGAGAGATCGGGATTGAAGAAATCATAGATGTCCTTCGCTCGATGCAAGCCACGACGATATAGAAGTTCTGCGATCAGATCGCCAACTTTCAACTCTGTAGCTATGCTCCGTACGGCCTCAACATCCTCAGCATTCAGACCAGGTGGGATGAGCCACTTTTTGTCCATGCTTTATCCTTTATTCATTTTATTTATTCTCAATATCTTGGAGGAGTGATCCGGTGATCGATTATGATCTCTTTTATACTATCTTCAATGTTCGATGCAGATTCCACACCTCATTAAATGTCATTAAATTGAGGCAGTCAAATCTTGTAAAGGACTAATTTGAGCCGTATGGGACGTCCATGCGAAAATGCTATTCAGGACAATAGACACAGTATTATAATCCCTATGATCTATTGAATTTACAATTTCTGTATGCTTTATCTGGATAATCCGTAGAAGAATCCGGCAGCGTGGGGCAGGTGAGCATACCTACCCAATCAATATCGACATATGCAACATGATTTCTCTTGCCAGATTCTGGGTAACAGCAAAGTATGATCTAATACACTATGGAATTAATCTACTAAGGAATATGCGTGATAGATATACTTTATTCCACAAAGCTATTTTGGCCGCTACTCGCTGCATTTGTACTGCTGAACGGCTTTGATGCTCATTCCACATATCTCGTGATGTGGCCTCACTATTACTATCGAGAGCGAAATCCGGTGGCACGCTGGGCGTTTCGCAAGATGGGCTTACCCCGTGGGATCATCATTTTTAAGCTTGTTTTACTAGCGATACTTATTCCTGCCATGATCTATTACTCCTGCCACGATGTATTTACCATAAACATTGTGCTTCTGGTTAGCAATATGGTCTTTTTGGCAGTTGTGATTCATAATTACAGAGTGCATCGCAGGATCCATAAAAGGAGAGATATATGAAAAAGGCCATTCTGATACTGGGTGGAGGCTCTGCTTACGGCTTGGCCCATATTGGTGTAATTAAGGCGATTAAGGAACAGTACGAGATCAGTTCTGTGATCGGCACTTCCATGGGTGCGATCATCGGAGGCTGTCTCGCCTGCGGTCTGGAAGCAGAAGAAATGCTCGGTCTGGCAGAAGATGTATCCACCAGAGAGCTTTTCAATCCCCTCAATCTGGATTTCTCTCGCAGCGGGATTTTCGACGGTAAGACCATCCTGAAGAAATTTGCAGAATGGACCGATGGCCGCAGAATAGAGGATACGGATATTCCCTACATTGCTGTAGCGTATGACCTCAATCGGCAAGCGACTATCCTGATCGATAGCGGCTCTTTGGCAGACGCCATGCGTGCTTCCAGTTCTCTGCCCTTCATCTTTGCTCCTCACGCGATGAGCGACTATCAGTTTGTGGACGGTGGAGTCTCTCATCCCTTACCTCTTGCCTTTGTTGACGGATTACCGGGGGAAATTACGATTGCAGTAAACGTGTTGCCGCATGTGGCAAACAAAGCAGAGCATTACATCCCGAGTAAAGCCAGGACTCCAAGAAAGCTATTGCATTATAATGTGTTTATGCAATCCCTGATGCAAAACCAAGGTTTCATGGCTATTCAATCCATCATAAACCATAAACCGGACATCATCATCGATGCACATCAGCCGCAACTGGGCTTCACAGACC
This sequence is a window from Candidatus Cloacimonadota bacterium. Protein-coding genes within it:
- a CDS encoding patatin-like phospholipase family protein; translation: MKKAILILGGGSAYGLAHIGVIKAIKEQYEISSVIGTSMGAIIGGCLACGLEAEEMLGLAEDVSTRELFNPLNLDFSRSGIFDGKTILKKFAEWTDGRRIEDTDIPYIAVAYDLNRQATILIDSGSLADAMRASSSLPFIFAPHAMSDYQFVDGGVSHPLPLAFVDGLPGEITIAVNVLPHVANKAEHYIPSKARTPRKLLHYNVFMQSLMQNQGFMAIQSIINHKPDIIIDAHQPQLGFTDLKKAREFFDFGYEQAVNAFKDHSEPGFALRLRDSYEQLLSRLVHKNR
- the recJ gene encoding single-stranded-DNA-specific exonuclease RecJ → MDKKWLIPPGLNAEDVEAVRSIATELKVGDLIAELLYRRGLHRAKDIYDFFNPDLSQITDPYLFEEMEIAVERILAAVDKKELITIYGDYDVDGTTATALLYLGLKRIGANIDFYIPHRMIDGYGLSLGSLDQLRENGSKLIISVDCGVNAMEEIKAISDLGMEIIITDHHNPKAELPPALATINPKIPGCKYPFPHLAGVGVAYKLLMAIYKKLGIDGTENVLKYMDLVAVGTIADIVPLIGENRIFASIGLQHLIEMKNLGLNALIQLCGLNQKTLDTTDIVFGIAPRINAAGRMGSAALAVELLISTDEVHSMELAEMIERDNSLRQQEDQKTFHEACEIIEKKYKNMGNTPCMIVSSDDWHQGVIGIVASKLVEKYYRPVIMISFKDGFGSGSGRSVADFDLFSALQHIEHNLHSFGGHKYAVGLTIYQEYLDRFENELSRYVADNLQLDQIQPPLVIDHEIELYDINEYLLDSLERFAPFGPENLRPTFMTRNVSVANYPYNVGRNHLKLKVVKDGVALDLIGYNLGDYLTLLKKNSIINIAYTLEYNRFGNKSSIQGKLKDLQILGA
- a CDS encoding DUF5658 family protein: MIDILYSTKLFWPLLAAFVLLNGFDAHSTYLVMWPHYYYRERNPVARWAFRKMGLPRGIIIFKLVLLAILIPAMIYYSCHDVFTINIVLLVSNMVFLAVVIHNYRVHRRIHKRRDI